From a single Aggregatilinea lenta genomic region:
- a CDS encoding FGGY-family carbohydrate kinase has product MSLLAVDLGTTGVRAVIVTSDGRQIGSGEVEIGLRAPAPGWAEQPAEAFWQGTVQAVRSALAQAAIDPASIAGIGFSHQRGTFALVDKTGAPLHDFVVWMDHRGVPYLDEIRARMEPLSYYDITGVPIYFVSSLSKLVWFARERPGLVDAAWRMWPIASVIMARMGVDDPPLDHATATFYGLLDSRSRQWSPEILDRLGLRADLLPWLAAPGTVAGTLSNPAAAAELGLRLGTPLVLGGGDQQCAALGSGMIEPGQGLINLGTATAVMAAVDGPARDTSEIIPSACHALPDQYEMEGHTQASGIVFQRFRDEFAQPEIQVARQGERSPYDLLVEQASASAPGAGGLVFLPTFNGTTAPINFPQGSGALLGLHITHTRADVIRAMLEGMCYESRWILEHMEAGGTPVRTVYLSGGGSKSPFWCQLHADILQRPVTRSSTSNAAAVGAAICAGLGTGIFSSAADGVRALSRLAETYTPGSDARQAYGRSFELFKASYETLYQSGLFLKLHDFFSWLQGQG; this is encoded by the coding sequence ATGAGCCTGTTAGCGGTTGACCTGGGTACAACCGGCGTTCGCGCGGTGATCGTCACCTCCGACGGGCGTCAGATTGGCAGCGGCGAAGTCGAGATCGGGCTGCGCGCGCCCGCGCCCGGCTGGGCGGAACAGCCCGCCGAAGCGTTCTGGCAGGGCACGGTGCAGGCGGTACGCAGTGCACTGGCGCAAGCGGCCATCGATCCGGCATCGATTGCGGGGATCGGGTTTTCGCATCAACGGGGCACGTTCGCGTTGGTCGACAAAACGGGCGCGCCGCTGCACGACTTTGTGGTGTGGATGGATCACCGGGGCGTGCCATACCTGGACGAGATCCGCGCGCGCATGGAGCCGCTGTCGTATTACGACATCACGGGCGTTCCGATCTACTTCGTATCGTCGCTGTCCAAACTGGTCTGGTTCGCGCGTGAGCGTCCTGGTCTTGTGGATGCCGCGTGGCGCATGTGGCCCATCGCCAGCGTGATCATGGCGCGCATGGGCGTGGACGATCCGCCTCTGGACCACGCGACCGCGACGTTTTACGGCCTGCTGGATTCACGCTCGCGGCAGTGGTCGCCAGAGATCCTGGATCGTTTGGGGTTGCGCGCGGATCTGCTGCCCTGGTTGGCTGCGCCGGGCACGGTCGCCGGGACGCTTTCCAACCCGGCAGCCGCCGCCGAACTGGGGCTGCGCCTGGGCACGCCGTTGGTATTGGGCGGCGGGGATCAGCAGTGCGCGGCGTTGGGCAGCGGCATGATCGAACCGGGGCAGGGGCTGATCAACCTGGGCACGGCCACGGCAGTCATGGCGGCAGTGGACGGCCCCGCGCGTGATACGAGCGAGATCATTCCCAGTGCGTGCCATGCGCTGCCGGATCAGTACGAGATGGAAGGGCACACGCAGGCGTCGGGGATCGTGTTCCAGCGGTTCCGGGACGAGTTCGCCCAACCGGAAATCCAGGTTGCGCGGCAGGGTGAGCGCAGCCCGTACGATCTGCTGGTGGAGCAGGCGAGCGCGTCCGCGCCCGGCGCGGGGGGACTCGTATTCCTGCCGACCTTCAACGGCACGACCGCGCCGATCAACTTTCCTCAGGGCAGCGGGGCGCTGCTGGGACTGCACATCACGCACACCCGCGCGGACGTGATCCGCGCCATGCTGGAAGGTATGTGTTACGAAAGCCGCTGGATTCTGGAACACATGGAGGCGGGCGGCACGCCGGTTCGCACGGTGTATCTTTCCGGCGGGGGGAGTAAATCGCCGTTTTGGTGTCAGCTTCACGCGGACATCTTGCAGCGCCCCGTGACGCGCTCCAGCACCAGCAACGCGGCGGCGGTTGGCGCGGCGATCTGCGCCGGGCTGGGCACGGGAATCTTCAGCAGCGCGGCGGATGGCGTGCGGGCGTTGAGCCGCCTGGCTGAAACCTATACGCCTGGATCGGATGCCAGGCAGGCGTATGGGCGGAGTTTTGAACTGTTCAAAGCCTCGTACGAAACGCTCTACCAAAGCGGACTGTTTTTGAAACTGCACGACTTTTTCTCCTGGCTGCAAGGTCAGGGTTGA
- a CDS encoding LacI family DNA-binding transcriptional regulator, whose protein sequence is MMPLFGPETDEQSEISIADVAKAAGVSISTVSRVLNNKPDVAKKTRVRVQRVINELGYTPYVQTVQQSKTNTISLHYPLLSQTRLEVTDIELDFILGASSAAGEENFALNLLTRDLSAPEMLDLYRTGQLRGIVLMETTLEDWRVQLLRSSDCPFVMIGRCADNKDLSYIDLDLEGAVIQAFEHLIALGHQQIGFLGFPASKHERELSSAHWLQTGYERVARQYSLPLYYRHVDFGVQYAYQAACDLLDEAPDLTAMVMAYSGTVVGLIRALQERNRSVPKDFSIVGIGPGKIANLLHPLLSSVDFPFHQVGYQAAKMLMHQIAEGTSGVQQILVPPQLVVRETSGRFQKEV, encoded by the coding sequence ATGATGCCACTCTTTGGGCCTGAGACTGACGAACAATCCGAAATCAGCATTGCCGATGTTGCCAAAGCTGCCGGTGTGTCCATTTCCACTGTCTCGCGCGTGCTGAATAATAAACCTGATGTCGCCAAAAAAACGCGCGTCCGTGTTCAACGAGTGATTAACGAACTGGGCTATACCCCGTATGTGCAGACGGTTCAGCAGAGTAAAACTAATACCATTTCACTGCACTACCCGCTGCTATCGCAAACGCGGCTGGAAGTCACGGATATTGAACTGGACTTCATCTTGGGGGCTTCAAGCGCTGCCGGAGAGGAAAATTTCGCGCTCAATCTGCTGACACGCGACCTATCCGCGCCTGAGATGCTCGATCTCTATCGCACCGGCCAGCTTCGGGGCATTGTTCTGATGGAAACTACATTGGAAGACTGGCGCGTCCAACTACTGCGCAGCAGTGACTGTCCGTTCGTGATGATCGGGCGCTGTGCCGATAACAAAGACTTGAGTTACATCGATCTGGACCTGGAAGGGGCCGTGATTCAGGCATTTGAGCATCTGATCGCGCTCGGTCACCAGCAGATCGGCTTTCTAGGTTTTCCAGCAAGCAAGCATGAACGCGAGCTTTCCTCGGCCCACTGGTTGCAAACCGGATACGAACGGGTCGCGCGTCAGTATAGTCTGCCCCTCTATTACCGTCACGTCGATTTTGGCGTTCAATACGCCTATCAAGCGGCTTGCGATCTGCTGGATGAAGCGCCAGACCTGACGGCTATGGTCATGGCCTATAGTGGGACGGTGGTCGGCCTGATCCGGGCTTTGCAAGAGCGGAATCGCTCTGTTCCCAAAGATTTTTCCATTGTCGGGATAGGACCTGGCAAGATCGCTAACCTGCTTCACCCGTTGCTCAGTTCAGTCGATTTTCCGTTTCACCAGGTGGGCTACCAGGCGGCTAAAATGCTCATGCACCAAATCGCAGAAGGCACATCCGGCGTTCAACAAATCCTTGTCCCACCACAACTGGTCGTCCGCGAAACGTCTGGGCGGTTTCAAAAGGAGGTATGA
- a CDS encoding ABC transporter substrate-binding protein, with amino-acid sequence MKKLTLVLVTLFVVLALVGPAFGSISRADARRATTITYLASQDWIKQSELDLAAKFEDETGIHIDYQIIPSDQYFSVLQTKLNTGEAPDIFGGQSGKTDLAVNYDITKNGVDLSDEEWVARQDPLVTDQVTVDGKVYGMTLWDTSASWIIVYNKEIFADLGLSVPTTYEEFKAVCQAILDADIAPIYEPISDGWHHVLWFPELGPRYEEMTPGLADELNANEAIFADDATMLTALTQLKEMYDLGFFGEFAMADAYADGPEFMANGEYAMTVRQSAFVNIVETEFGVPASTFGFFVMPLADNQLLNVNPAGPSKFIYSGSEHIEEAKEYLRFLARPENLQYMIDNTPEFASLNFTGVTSKYSEEEQAFFDAYADKRGTVYQTAVNYLNPQWMEIGQDLSAMFIGDIEPIDVLQHIDERRADMAQAAQDPAWAE; translated from the coding sequence ATGAAAAAACTAACGCTTGTCCTCGTCACCCTGTTTGTCGTGTTGGCGCTTGTCGGCCCTGCGTTTGGGTCCATCTCCCGCGCCGATGCCAGACGGGCCACCACGATCACCTACTTAGCCAGCCAGGACTGGATCAAACAATCCGAGTTGGATCTGGCCGCTAAGTTCGAGGATGAAACCGGTATCCACATCGATTACCAGATTATCCCGTCCGATCAGTACTTTAGTGTCCTGCAAACCAAGCTGAATACCGGTGAGGCCCCCGATATTTTTGGCGGACAGAGTGGTAAAACCGATCTGGCCGTTAACTATGACATCACCAAAAACGGTGTGGATCTCTCGGATGAAGAATGGGTTGCCCGGCAGGATCCGCTGGTGACTGACCAAGTCACTGTCGATGGCAAGGTCTATGGCATGACGTTGTGGGATACTTCGGCGTCCTGGATCATCGTCTACAACAAAGAAATCTTTGCCGACCTGGGCTTGAGCGTTCCTACCACCTATGAAGAATTCAAAGCGGTCTGCCAGGCTATTCTGGATGCAGACATCGCCCCCATTTACGAGCCTATTTCGGACGGCTGGCACCACGTGCTGTGGTTCCCCGAACTCGGCCCGCGCTACGAAGAAATGACCCCCGGTCTGGCCGATGAGCTGAACGCCAATGAAGCGATCTTCGCTGACGATGCCACTATGCTCACGGCCTTGACGCAGCTCAAGGAAATGTATGACTTGGGATTCTTTGGGGAATTCGCTATGGCGGATGCATACGCCGACGGACCAGAATTTATGGCGAACGGTGAGTATGCGATGACCGTGCGGCAATCAGCCTTCGTCAACATCGTTGAGACCGAATTTGGCGTGCCTGCCTCAACCTTCGGATTTTTCGTGATGCCGCTGGCCGACAACCAACTGCTCAATGTGAACCCCGCTGGCCCCAGCAAGTTTATCTACTCCGGTTCGGAGCATATTGAGGAAGCCAAAGAATACCTGCGTTTCCTCGCGCGCCCCGAAAACCTGCAATACATGATCGACAACACGCCGGAATTCGCCTCGCTCAACTTCACCGGGGTGACATCCAAGTACAGTGAGGAAGAACAGGCCTTTTTTGATGCCTATGCCGATAAGCGGGGAACCGTTTATCAGACCGCTGTTAACTATCTGAACCCTCAGTGGATGGAAATCGGTCAGGATTTGTCGGCGATGTTCATCGGCGACATCGAACCCATTGACGTGCTGCAACACATCGACGAACGCCGTGCCGATATGGCGCAGGCCGCACAAGATCCAGCCTGGGCCGAATAG
- a CDS encoding translation initiation factor eIF-2B: MAHHPAVGRVIERIHADVIGGAADTAKEVSQAVREVIDSSPATTGEALAAEVEAAALALFAALPSFAPPLNALHRVMKQVEASRAGGEDLVTLRAHLLETIADFLQFVEDALGRVARCGAELLKDGDTLFMYSMSSTVWRVIKAAHDQGKRLRVIVTESRPANEGLWTVERMIEYGIPVEVSIDAAIGVLVPQSDVVMVGADSVAATGETLCKLGTYPTALVAKAHGVPFYIAADTLKFDTATLLGLPFRVDPIPREDVLDEDEYPEAPVVGPLFDVTPPELVRGIITERGVLNPAAAYTVLQEMPISQTLLDLLPDWAHGKL; the protein is encoded by the coding sequence ATGGCACACCACCCGGCAGTAGGGCGGGTGATCGAGCGTATTCACGCCGACGTGATCGGCGGCGCTGCCGACACCGCGAAAGAAGTGAGCCAGGCCGTGCGCGAGGTGATCGACAGCAGCCCGGCAACGACGGGCGAGGCGCTTGCGGCGGAAGTCGAAGCCGCTGCGCTCGCACTGTTCGCTGCGCTGCCGTCCTTTGCGCCGCCGCTGAACGCGCTACACCGCGTCATGAAGCAGGTGGAAGCAAGCCGCGCCGGCGGGGAGGATCTCGTTACACTCCGGGCGCATTTGCTGGAAACTATCGCGGACTTTTTGCAGTTCGTCGAAGACGCGCTGGGCCGCGTCGCGCGCTGTGGCGCGGAACTGCTGAAGGACGGCGACACGCTGTTCATGTACAGCATGAGTTCGACCGTATGGCGCGTGATCAAGGCCGCGCACGACCAGGGGAAGCGCCTGCGGGTGATCGTTACCGAGTCGCGCCCCGCCAACGAAGGGCTGTGGACGGTCGAGCGTATGATCGAGTACGGCATCCCGGTCGAAGTCAGCATCGACGCGGCGATTGGCGTGCTGGTCCCGCAGAGCGACGTGGTGATGGTCGGCGCAGATTCCGTCGCGGCGACAGGTGAGACGCTGTGCAAGCTGGGCACGTATCCGACCGCGTTGGTGGCGAAGGCGCATGGCGTGCCGTTTTACATCGCCGCCGATACGCTCAAGTTCGATACGGCGACGCTGCTGGGTCTGCCGTTCCGCGTCGATCCGATCCCGCGCGAGGACGTGCTGGACGAGGATGAATATCCCGAAGCGCCGGTGGTCGGGCCGCTGTTCGACGTAACGCCGCCAGAACTGGTGCGCGGCATCATCACCGAGCGCGGCGTGTTGAATCCGGCAGCGGCGTATACCGTGCTGCAAGAGATGCCGATCAGCCAGACGCTGCTGGACCTGCTGCCCGATTGGGCGCACGGCAAGCTGTAG
- a CDS encoding aminopeptidase has product MTDPRWMQLADILVNYSTRTQPGERVFITMMETETLPLVTGVYSQAVRAGALPQVEFVSAYLERELMRHGTMEQIEWVPEIQAYGMEWADVYIGLRGARNPHEFEGIGADRLAAHRRALGKTSAMRIDQTRWVLIRVPNESFAQAAGTSLDDMMEFFFSATLRDWAEEARRYRELKDVFEAAQQVRIVGRETDITFSTRGRTYEVGDGTLNMPDGEIFTAPVDDSAEGQIFFEFPGVSSGKLIPGIRLEFKGGEVVRATADDNQDLLDRIVHMDDGARRLGEFGVGTNFGIDRYSYDILYDEKIGGTIHLALGRAYHECGGINQSALHWDIVKDLRGEGAIYLDGRMVLENGVFLV; this is encoded by the coding sequence ATGACCGATCCACGCTGGATGCAGCTGGCGGATATCCTTGTTAACTATTCGACGCGGACGCAGCCGGGCGAGCGTGTTTTTATCACCATGATGGAGACGGAAACGCTGCCGCTCGTGACGGGCGTATACAGCCAGGCGGTCCGGGCGGGCGCGCTGCCGCAGGTCGAGTTCGTATCCGCGTACCTGGAACGCGAATTGATGCGCCACGGCACGATGGAGCAGATCGAGTGGGTGCCTGAGATACAGGCGTACGGCATGGAATGGGCCGACGTCTACATCGGGCTGCGCGGGGCGCGCAATCCGCACGAATTCGAGGGCATCGGCGCGGACCGGCTGGCTGCGCACCGCCGCGCGTTGGGCAAGACGTCGGCCATGCGCATCGATCAAACGCGCTGGGTGCTGATCCGCGTGCCGAACGAGTCGTTTGCGCAGGCTGCTGGGACCAGCCTCGACGATATGATGGAATTCTTCTTTAGCGCGACGTTACGTGATTGGGCGGAAGAAGCCCGGCGCTACCGCGAACTGAAGGATGTCTTCGAAGCGGCGCAACAGGTGCGCATCGTCGGGCGCGAGACGGATATCACGTTTTCGACGCGGGGCCGGACCTACGAAGTAGGCGACGGTACGCTGAACATGCCCGACGGCGAGATCTTCACTGCGCCTGTGGACGATAGCGCCGAGGGGCAGATCTTCTTCGAGTTTCCGGGCGTGTCTTCGGGCAAGCTGATCCCCGGCATCCGCCTGGAATTCAAGGGCGGGGAGGTCGTGCGCGCCACGGCGGACGACAACCAGGACCTGCTCGACCGGATCGTGCACATGGATGACGGCGCGCGCCGCCTGGGTGAATTCGGCGTTGGCACGAACTTCGGGATCGACCGCTATTCGTACGATATCCTGTACGACGAGAAGATCGGCGGCACGATTCATCTGGCGCTGGGCCGCGCCTACCACGAGTGCGGCGGAATCAACCAGTCCGCACTGCACTGGGATATTGTGAAGGATCTGCGCGGCGAGGGTGCGATTTACCTCGACGGGCGCATGGTGCTGGAAAACGGGGTGTTTCTGGTCTGA
- a CDS encoding carbohydrate ABC transporter permease: protein MPKIPTRYWLVLPAVLAMLLVLVFPLVYSLRTSLYFYVLSRPTYRPYQGLTNFHEVLTDNELRNAVEVTLRFTFWAVVVELGLGYAIARALSAIKHYQNAFVSILMIPMMITPIAVGLIWRMLLHPDLGIVNYLLDVIGIGGQPWLATQATALPTLIFVDAWQWTPFVMLLLYAGILSLPEEPFEAATIDGANFFQRIWYLELPMLRSVILVALILRVIDLLRAYDLVYIMTGGGPGSSTETFAYYIYRLAFVKLNMGEAAAASYLFLAAIVIVTSLLFARLRKNEALDA, encoded by the coding sequence ATGCCCAAGATCCCGACGCGATACTGGCTCGTGTTACCGGCTGTCCTGGCGATGTTACTCGTGCTGGTCTTCCCGCTGGTGTATTCGCTGCGGACCAGCCTCTACTTCTACGTCCTCAGTCGCCCGACTTACCGGCCTTATCAGGGACTAACGAATTTTCACGAAGTACTTACGGACAACGAGCTGCGGAACGCGGTCGAGGTGACGCTGCGGTTCACGTTCTGGGCGGTTGTTGTCGAGTTGGGGCTGGGCTACGCGATTGCCCGCGCTCTGAGCGCCATTAAGCATTATCAGAATGCTTTTGTTTCCATCCTGATGATCCCTATGATGATCACGCCCATCGCCGTCGGGCTGATCTGGCGCATGCTGCTGCATCCCGATCTCGGCATCGTCAACTACCTGCTGGACGTGATCGGTATCGGCGGGCAGCCGTGGCTGGCGACACAGGCGACGGCACTGCCCACGCTGATCTTCGTGGATGCGTGGCAGTGGACGCCCTTCGTGATGCTGCTGCTGTACGCGGGCATCCTGTCGCTGCCGGAGGAACCATTCGAGGCGGCGACGATTGACGGCGCGAACTTCTTCCAACGCATCTGGTATCTGGAACTTCCCATGCTGCGCAGCGTGATCCTGGTCGCGCTGATCCTGCGCGTGATCGACTTGCTGCGTGCGTATGATCTGGTGTACATCATGACCGGCGGCGGGCCGGGATCGTCCACGGAGACGTTCGCCTATTACATCTACCGGCTGGCGTTCGTCAAGCTGAATATGGGCGAAGCTGCCGCCGCATCGTACCTGTTCCTGGCCGCGATCGTGATCGTTACGTCGCTGTTGTTCGCGCGGCTGCGTAAAAACGAGGCGCTCGACGCATGA